DNA from Gammaproteobacteria bacterium:
CGAACGTCACTGTTGGCCATAAAGTCATTTTGCACGGTTGTAGTATTGGCGATAACTGCCTTATCGGTATGGGCGCCACGATTATGGACGGCGCTGTGGTAGAACCTTATGTGTTGGTGGGAGCCGGTAGTCTGGTGTCACCGGGGAAGGAGCTGGAGAGCGGTTACCTCTATTTGGGAACGCCGGTTAAGAAGGTGCGACTGCTGACCGAGTCTGAGCGCAATTGGATTGATTACTCGGCGAAACACTACATCGACTTAAAAAACAAATATTTATAATATCTGTGAGGGGCGCCGGACGGTGTTGATACAGAGTTGATGTCGAGGTTTGAAGAAGCTTTGAAAAAAGTTTGATGCAGAGGGTTTGGGGGAAGATATGATGTATATTTTTGTTGGCAATTTGCCACGGACCTTTAGTGAATTTGAGTTAAGGCGCATGGTTGAGCGTATGTTGTCACCAAAGGGATTTAAGGAATCCGCCCGACAGGTGTTGTTTAAGAGTGATCAAGTTAAACGATCCGAGTTTTGTGTTTTCGATAAAATTTCAGATACCGGTATCGTACGTCATGGCCAAGTGCTCATAGAACCGGAAGCGATGGCCAAGCGTCTGTTGCAGCGCTTGGATAAGACCGATTGTCGCGGACATCAATTGTGTGTGAGAGAGTTCACAATTCGTGCCTATCATAACGATCGCCGCGGCTTGGATTGGCGAAAAAAAGACTGGTCAGGGATGGAGCGACGATTGATCGAGCGGCGTCAACCCACCATAGAGAAAGAACCCAATAAAGATTTTTTTGCTTGAGCTGGGCGCCCGGCCTAGCCGGCTGTTTGCAGACGGTTCCGCAAATTATGAATAACAATTTGGCTGTCCGGGCGAACCTTGCGCCAGATATAAAAAGATTCGGCGGCTTGTTCCACCAACATACCCAAACCATCGCTGATGTATCCTGCGCCGCGTTGTTGTGCCCAAAGCATGAACGGCGTCGGTTGAGCGCCATACATCATATCGTAACAAACACTGTTTTGATGCAGTGCCGTATTGGCAAGAGGTGGCGCCTCGCCTTGAAGACTGGCTGATGTGGCGTTGATGAGCACGTCATAAGGTTGGGGTGGCAGCGAATCAAAAGTGCAGGCTGTGCAGTTAGCCGGTTCAGAGAAGTCCAGTAATAATTCCTGCGCCGTTTTCAAAGTACGATTGCATAGTGTTAACTGTTCCGGTTTGCCATCCAGTAAGGGTCCTAAAACCCCCCGGGCAGCACCACCGGCGCCAACTAGAAGTATACGCTTTCCCTGCAGCGTAACGTTATGGTTGTTGCTGAGGTCGCGAATCAGACCGATGCCATCTGTATTGTCGCCAAATAAAGTCTTATCCTCTTGTACTGCGATGGTATTAACGGCTCCGGCCAGACGGGCGCGCTCGGACAGTGTGTCTACCAGGTTCCAGGCATCTTTCTTAAACGGTACGGTGATGTTTAAGCCTTTACCGCCGTTGGCGACAAAATTACCTACCGCTTGGGGTAAACCGCCCGGGTCCACTAAGATCGCATCATAGCTAATGGATTGCTGGGTTTGAGCAGCAAAACTTTGGTGGATTTGCGGCGATTTGCTGTGAGCAATGGGATTGCCCATGACGCCATAGGCATCCACTTTAGGTTCAAAATCAAATAAGGATGACATGAGATGGGATTAACCGGCTGTTTAATCGCCTTGTCGTAACCATTGGGCAGCGGTTTTTGCGAAGTAGGTCAAGATTCCATCCGCGCCGGCACGTTTGAAGCCTAACAAAGCCTCCAGGATAACCGCACGTTCATTGAGCCACCCGTTTTGTACGGCTGCCATAATCATCGCGTACTCCCCGCTCACCTGGTAAACATAGGTAGGTACGCCAAATTGCTGTTTGACCCGGTAAACAATATCCAAATAGGGCATTCCGGGTTTCACCATTACCATATCGGCCCCTTCGGCCAAATCCAGTGCCACTTCGGCTAAAGCTTCATTACTGTTGGCGGGGTCCATTTGATAGGTATACTTGTTACCGCTGCCCAAATTGCCTGCTGATCCTACCGCATCGCGGAAGGGGCCATAATAGTTGGAAGCATATTTGGCAGAGTAGGCCAAAATTCGTGTATGAATATGTCCGGCTGCTTCCAGCGCCTGGCGAATTGCGCCGACGCGACCATCCATCATATCGGATGGAGCCACGACATCGGCTCCTGCTTCGGCGTGTGATACGGCTTGCTTTACCAAAACATTCACCGTCTCGTCATTCAGTACATAACCGGACGCATCGATCAAGCCGTCCTGGCCATGGGTGGTGAAAGGGTCCAAGGCGACATCAGTGATTACGCCCAAAGAAGGGAATGCCTGCTTCAATGCTCGAACTGCCTGTTGTGCCAAACCTTCCGGGTTAAAGGCTTCTTCCGCCAACTCGGACTTCTTGTCCGCTTCGGTAACAGGAAACAGGGCAACGGCCGGAATCCCCAATTCGACAATTTGTTCCGCCTCTTTAAGTAACTGATCGATGGAAACCCTTTCAACACCTGGCATGGATTGTACGGCTTGGCGTTGATTTTTGCCTTCGATGACAAATATGGGATATATGAGGTCGTCTGCTGTTAGCACGGATTCGCGCATCAGGCGACGACTGAAGTCGTCGCGGCGCATGCGGCGCATGCGGCTCATGGGCATTTTTCGTTTGCCGGTATCAATGCTGGACAAGATTCTCTCCTGGATTGCTTTTTGGGGATGCCAATTTTTGGCACTACGCCAGATCGTTCAATTCAATACTGGGATTTTATAGGAGCGCAGGAGTGTAAAAAAGTGCTGAAAGTAAAAAAGGGCGCACATTTGTGCGCCCTTAGCTTCTGAACTACCGGTTTTTCGGTTTCCTGGCCCCTTTTGGCTCCTTTGCAGGGTGACAGAAGGGGTAAGGGACCGTCGATCCGGCTAATTTTGCTGCTTATGGTGTAACTGCAGCCTTTTTCTTGGCTGCTCTCTTTTTGGTAGCCTTTTTCTTGGCGACTTTCTTTTTGGCAACCTTTTTCTTGGCTACCTTCTTTTTGGCAACCTTTTTCTTGGCTACCTTCTTTTTGGCAACCTTTTTCTTGGCTACCTTCTTTTTGGCAACCTTTTTCTTGGCTACCTTCTTCTTAGCTACTTTCTTCTTAGCTACTTTCTTCTTAGGTGCGGCTTTCTTTTTAACCGCTGCTTTTGCTCTCTTGGGTTTTGCTGCCATGATTGTGGCCTCCTTATTGGCAATAGAACCAGATTGATTATGTGTTTCTTTTGCCTTCTTTTCGGAAGTTACTACACTTTCTTTAGTTTT
Protein-coding regions in this window:
- a CDS encoding gamma carbonic anhydrase family protein translates to MAIRSFQQFAPELGAKAYVDESAVVIGDVVLGADASVWPLTVIRGDVNHIRIGSGTNVQDGSVLHVTHPYTEKPDGYSLQIGANVTVGHKVILHGCSIGDNCLIGMGATIMDGAVVEPYVLVGAGSLVSPGKELESGYLYLGTPVKKVRLLTESERNWIDYSAKHYIDLKNKYL
- the aroE gene encoding shikimate dehydrogenase encodes the protein MSSLFDFEPKVDAYGVMGNPIAHSKSPQIHQSFAAQTQQSISYDAILVDPGGLPQAVGNFVANGGKGLNITVPFKKDAWNLVDTLSERARLAGAVNTIAVQEDKTLFGDNTDGIGLIRDLSNNHNVTLQGKRILLVGAGGAARGVLGPLLDGKPEQLTLCNRTLKTAQELLLDFSEPANCTACTFDSLPPQPYDVLINATSASLQGEAPPLANTALHQNSVCYDMMYGAQPTPFMLWAQQRGAGYISDGLGMLVEQAAESFYIWRKVRPDSQIVIHNLRNRLQTAG
- the hemB gene encoding porphobilinogen synthase, with product MPMSRMRRMRRDDFSRRLMRESVLTADDLIYPIFVIEGKNQRQAVQSMPGVERVSIDQLLKEAEQIVELGIPAVALFPVTEADKKSELAEEAFNPEGLAQQAVRALKQAFPSLGVITDVALDPFTTHGQDGLIDASGYVLNDETVNVLVKQAVSHAEAGADVVAPSDMMDGRVGAIRQALEAAGHIHTRILAYSAKYASNYYGPFRDAVGSAGNLGSGNKYTYQMDPANSNEALAEVALDLAEGADMVMVKPGMPYLDIVYRVKQQFGVPTYVYQVSGEYAMIMAAVQNGWLNERAVILEALLGFKRAGADGILTYFAKTAAQWLRQGD